ATTATCAATACAATACATAAAcctttttataatttttttttcttcttccgaAATGAGGTTTACCTGCTTGAAACTGTACTAAATGATACCGAAGAAGATTGATTCGTAAGGCTTTACGATCAAGATACCAGAAATATTGTATGgggaaacaagaagggcaaagcccatacgactcacatgcttgacctcgacctttagggtaactaaacctagcaatgacatcatacactaagaactgctttacacatttttcctaccaaaatacatgtgaccttgacccaaggtcaaggtcatccaaggtcatgcaacacaaagctgttcattcaagacataggaagtacaatggtgcttattggctctttctaccatgagatatggtcacttttagtggttcactaccttattttggtcacatttcataagggtcaaagtgaccttgaccttgatcatatgtgaccaaatgtgtctcatgatgaaagcataacatgtgccccacataatttttaagtttgaaacagttatcttccatagttcagggtcaaggtcacttcaaaatatgtatacaatccaactttgaagagctcctgtgaccttgaccttgaagcaaggtaaaccaaactggtatcaaaagatggggcttactttgccctatatatcatatgtaggtgaggtattcaatctcaaaaacttcagagaaaatgggaaaaatgtgaaaaatagctgttttttaggcaacatttatggcccctgcgaccttgaccttgaagcaaggtcaagatgctatgtatgttttttggggccttgccatcatacaccatcttgccaaatttggtactgatagactgaatagtgtccaagaaatatccaacgttaaagttttccggacgtccggacgtccggacgtccggacggacggacgactcgggtgagtacatagactcacttttgcttcgcatgtgagtcaaaaaccagtGGACAGAAATGGGGGAAATCAATGCAATATATATCTAGATAGACCAAAAACACACAGAAGATGTATCAGCGATAATTCTGCAAGGGTAGTGCAAAAATAACACTTCTACACCAAGCTGAagagataaaagaaaaacaaaaaccagcatcATTCTATTGGCATAAAATGAAGGGATAGATCTGATTCAACAGGAATAGATTATAAAAGCAAAAACTCATGACAGCAAATAGAGTCTCACACAGCACAATTACTTGGCTTCTTTACCGGACCCTGAaatctgctgctgttgttgctgctgcttggACCCCTTAACCCAGTGGTAGCGGTCGCCGTTCCAGTTGGTGCCGTTGGGCGTGCTGCCGTtggtgttgtggttgttgttgtgattaTGGTTGAAGGTGGTCCCCTCGCCGTTGTGCTGCTGCTGGTGGTGATGGTTGTGACGCGAGCCTCTCCCCGTCCCGCTTCCACCACCCCCGCCGCTCTTGCGAAAGTTGCCTCCCTTGCCGCTGCCCTTTCTGGGGGTGGTGTTGACGGCGGAAGAGAGGAAGGAGGGCTGGAACTggggtggggaggagggggaggtgaagggagggggaggggtggagaAACCGTCGCCCGCAGCGCCGTACAGGAGGAAGTTGGAGCCcgggtggtggtgatgggggtGGAAGGCGTCGTAGTAGAGGGGCGGGCTGCCGGAGGGGTAGTGTTGTCCGTTGCGCTCGTACTGGTAGATATCCATCACCATGGAGGGCTGGACCATCTGCTGGGTTCACAAAAATGTATTCAATTTAAATGTCATGTACAATCATAATCAAACAACTAAGACACCAactacagacctgtttacccccataagtgttttggactaatgctcagccccaaaaatagtaatcctggcacaaaaatagtaatcatccagcattcgtcgccaattacaacgtcgcggcacatgacaactgtgtctgcgaaacgcaatcatgcacatatatccatcatttacaaacaaaacacatcagtcagtttttgtagtcatcataatttcaaagaagatcacatcaaaagcacatgcatcactgattctttttctttcagtgtgtcaagcgcttctctactgtacttgcgcttgccgaatgagtgagggcgagacttcaccactagaataaggctctccagcgtctcatcagacagacatgatctctggtcagtcctgtgcttttttaccccattttgccattgaaaaaaacaatgccaaacatgtgatatgattaaaaaaaaaaaaaaaaaaaatttttttattttttttttaatttttggctcacgtaagtgtagcctatgcgatcgtaactttgtctgtctgtgcgtgcgtgcgtgcgtgcgtgcgtctgtgcgtgtgtatgtctgtggtagaaactctaacatttgaagacgtcacattacattgacgtcacattatgacgtaagagggttagacgtcacgcgaaggaagtactgacagtctcggtcattattattttgagcgcgccgagactagttggcagtcgtgtccttgtaagtaggctggctacatgcagacagacagatctagatctagtgtctcgctttcttgcacagtttcacctatgctctttctgtgtgtgtgtgtgtgtgtgtgtgtgtgacggagtgattgagtttgtgttactgtttgtc
This region of Littorina saxatilis isolate snail1 linkage group LG8, US_GU_Lsax_2.0, whole genome shotgun sequence genomic DNA includes:
- the LOC138972789 gene encoding protein BTG3-like isoform X2; this translates as MMRDEIDAAVHFFGRVIIASNGAISHLGEFKSCLSKLLEKRFQNHWHVEIPGKGQGYRSIRMHPSEPLDPVLEQAALDSAFNYDNFFIPMEFTLWVDPKDVSCRFGDLKATYCTVLKDKDNKSNSIDVEELLETAKAVYTRQQHISIQHTNKQMVQPSMVMDIYQYERNGQHYPSGSPPLYYDAFHPHHHHPGSNFLLYGAAGDGFSTPPPPFTSPSSPPQFQPSFLSSAVNTTPRKGSGKGGNFRKSGGGGGSGTGRGSRHNHHHQQQHNGEGTTFNHNHNNNHNTNGSTPNGTNWNGDRYHWVKGSKQQQQQQQISGSGKEAK
- the LOC138972789 gene encoding protein BTG3-like isoform X1 — protein: MMRDEIDAAVHFFGRVIIASNGAISHLGEFKSCLSKLLEKRFQNHWHVEIPGKGQGYRSIRMHPSEPLDPVLEQAALDSAFNYDNFFIPMEFTLWVDPKDVSCRFGDLKATYCTVLKDKDNKSNSIDVEELLETAKAVYTRQQHISIQHTNKQQMVQPSMVMDIYQYERNGQHYPSGSPPLYYDAFHPHHHHPGSNFLLYGAAGDGFSTPPPPFTSPSSPPQFQPSFLSSAVNTTPRKGSGKGGNFRKSGGGGGSGTGRGSRHNHHHQQQHNGEGTTFNHNHNNNHNTNGSTPNGTNWNGDRYHWVKGSKQQQQQQQISGSGKEAK